One genomic segment of Pseudomonas sp. RU47 includes these proteins:
- a CDS encoding LysR family transcriptional regulator, whose translation MTIKQIRAFLAVAQSLSFAVACERLHLSQSALSLTIKALEEGLGGRLFSRNTRNVGLTAEGESLLPLARRLIADWDNAEDEMRQRFSLQRGRVTLAAMPSFAGNLLPPILKTFRARYPNVNVTVNDVINEQVLEMVRDRQVELGVAFEPMQNTAMTFTPLYMDRFVAVVSKDSPLAQRAEIDWQTLLQEPFITLQRPSTVRVMLEEHLQARGMKLPVEFESHQLATVGRMVSSGLGVSAVPALCAEQMQELGAHCLTLDDSVERAIGVLTEPGNELSAAAQALFDILKAEDLGRL comes from the coding sequence ATGACCATCAAACAGATCCGCGCCTTCCTCGCCGTCGCCCAGAGCTTGAGTTTCGCCGTGGCCTGCGAGCGTCTGCACCTGTCGCAATCGGCGTTGAGCCTGACCATCAAAGCGCTGGAGGAGGGCCTGGGCGGACGCCTGTTCAGCCGCAACACGCGCAATGTGGGGCTGACCGCAGAAGGCGAATCGCTGCTGCCACTGGCCCGGCGGCTGATTGCCGACTGGGACAACGCCGAAGACGAAATGCGCCAGCGCTTCAGCTTGCAGCGCGGGCGAGTGACGCTGGCGGCGATGCCGTCGTTTGCCGGTAATCTGCTGCCGCCGATCCTCAAAACGTTTCGCGCGCGCTATCCGAACGTCAACGTCACGGTCAATGACGTGATCAACGAGCAAGTGCTGGAGATGGTTCGTGATCGTCAGGTGGAACTCGGCGTGGCGTTCGAGCCGATGCAAAACACGGCGATGACGTTCACGCCCTTGTACATGGATCGCTTTGTTGCGGTGGTATCGAAGGATTCGCCGTTGGCCCAGCGCGCTGAGATCGATTGGCAGACGTTGCTTCAGGAGCCGTTTATCACCTTGCAGCGGCCCTCGACGGTGCGGGTGATGCTCGAAGAGCACTTGCAGGCCCGCGGCATGAAGTTGCCGGTGGAGTTTGAGAGCCATCAATTGGCGACCGTCGGGCGCATGGTCTCCAGCGGTCTGGGCGTCAGCGCCGTCCCGGCGTTGTGTGCCGAGCAGATGCAAGAACTGGGCGCCCATTGCCTGACGCTGGACGACTCGGTGGAGCGGGCGATTGGTGTGCTGACCGAGCCGGGCAATGAACTGTCGGCAGCGGCGCAGGCGTTGTTCGATATTCTCAAGGCTGAAGATCTGGGGCGACTGTGA
- a CDS encoding NAD-dependent protein deacetylase, whose amino-acid sequence MLDSPTREHLDTLQEVMADGDFLVLTGAGISTPSGIPDYRDSDGVRRGRQPMMYQEFLAAAESRRRYWARAMLGWPRVRQAQPNAAHEALAGLQRHGLISNLITQNVDTLHDQAGSQDVIELHGSLHRVLCLDCGQRSERDSIQQLMERQNPYLAGVDAVQAPDGDTLLDPAFEARFQVPHCPHCAGERMKPDVVFFGENVAQATAARAMAAAENAAGMLVVGSSLMAYSAFRLCRVIADRGKPLIAINLGKTRADDLLDLKIEASCEQLLPLLVEVLDR is encoded by the coding sequence ATGCTCGACAGCCCGACCCGCGAACACCTCGACACCTTGCAAGAGGTGATGGCCGATGGCGACTTCCTCGTGCTGACCGGGGCCGGTATCAGCACGCCGTCGGGCATTCCGGATTACCGCGACAGCGACGGTGTACGCCGTGGCCGACAACCGATGATGTATCAGGAGTTTCTGGCCGCCGCCGAATCACGCCGCCGCTACTGGGCGCGTGCGATGCTCGGCTGGCCGAGGGTGCGTCAGGCGCAGCCGAATGCGGCTCATGAGGCATTGGCCGGTTTGCAGCGCCATGGCCTGATCAGCAACTTGATCACCCAGAACGTTGACACCCTGCACGATCAGGCCGGCAGTCAGGATGTCATTGAGCTGCACGGCAGCCTGCATCGCGTTCTGTGTCTGGATTGCGGTCAGCGCAGCGAGCGCGACTCGATTCAACAATTGATGGAACGGCAAAATCCGTATCTGGCCGGGGTCGATGCCGTGCAGGCACCGGATGGCGACACCCTGCTCGACCCGGCGTTCGAGGCGCGTTTTCAGGTACCGCACTGTCCGCATTGCGCCGGCGAGCGGATGAAACCGGACGTGGTTTTTTTCGGCGAGAACGTCGCACAAGCCACGGCGGCAAGGGCGATGGCGGCGGCGGAAAATGCGGCGGGGATGTTGGTGGTGGGGTCTTCGTTGATGGCGTATTCGGCGTTTCGTTTGTGCCGGGTGATTGCCGATCGTGGCAAGCCGTTGATTGCGATAAATCTGGGCAAGACCCGGGCGGATGATTTGCTGGATTTGAAGATTGAAGCGTCGTGTGAACAGCTTTTGCCGTTGTTGGTGGAAGTGCTGGATCGGTGA